Genomic window (Granulicella arctica):
TATGAGGTCACCTTGCTGTCATCAGGCTGTTGACGTGGCTCCGCCTAGGCCAAATGACCTATTCAGGATCTTGCTAAGTTATGCCTGAACTACGCGAAGACTGAAATGGAAGTTACTCCAGGTGAACAAGACCGCGCTGGAAGGCGTAGATCGTCGCCTGTGTGCGATCGCGAGCGCCCATCTTATCGAGGACCGAACTGACATGAATGCGCACGGTCTTCTCAGCGATATGAAGTTCTTCGCCGATCTCACGATTGCTGAGCCCGCGCGTAATACAGGCGAGCACCTCTGTTTCGCGCGGTGTCAGTTCTATCGCCGGGGTGCGCTCTGCGAGTCGATCAAGAGCATGATGCGGGAGGTAGCGTAAACCTCGATCTACGTTCTGGATAGCATTCAGGAGTTCTTCGCCGCTTGCATCTTTCGTCAAGTAGGCCATGGCTCCATTCCGAACAGCGCGATAAATGTCCTCGCTCCCTTGGTAGTTGGACAGGATGACAATACGAGCAGTCGGAAACTCCTTGCGAATTTGGATGATAACTTCGAAGCCGCTGACACGCGGAAGCCGTAGATCAAGCACGACGACGTCGGGCCGGAGCGAACGAAACATGACAATTCCAGATTCACCATCACTGGCTTCGCCCACGATCTCGATCTGCGCGTGGCCGGCAAGTACAGAGTGCAGCGCCATGCGCGCGAGGAAGTGATCTTCGATCAGCAGCACACGAATCTGTTTCATATGCCGATCCATCGTATGACGTTATGCTCTTGTTGCAGCGGCTGTCTCATGGCACTGAAGGATACCTTGACAGTGACCTCTGTGCCGGCTTCGGCGGATGTCTGTAGTCTGAATGTCCCGCCGAGCTTGCGGGCTCGTTCCTCCATCACTGGTATGCCAAAATGGCCGCTTCGTGAAGGGTTGGGTTCGGAGTCCTGAAATCCTCGCCCATTATCGTGAATGGAAAGGCTCAGTGCGTCCAAGTCATATTTGAGAAGGATGAAAATGTGCGATGGACTGGCGTGGTGAACCGCATTTGAAACGGCCTCTTGACCAATACAGACGAGGTGGTGAACGCATCCGGGAGCAAGCGGTAGTTCGTCCCCTTCGACCTTGAAGGTCGTTTCAATGCCTTGTTGGAGTGAGTCGGCTGCAAGCGCCCGCCCGAGTGCCTGCGAAAGGATGTCCGTCACCTCGTCCGTGCCGCGAAGATCCCAGATGATGCGACGCGCTTCGGCCTGGCAATGCGAGACCATGCTGCGAGCAAGTTCGCAGGACTGAGCGGCAGGAGTCGCACTGGAATCGGTATCTCGGAAGAGCTTGGCTGTTGCCTCAAGTTGCCACGAGATCGCGGCGAAGCCTGCCATCAAAGTGTCGTGGCATTCCCGAGCGATACGATTTCGCTCCTCAACAACGATGCCAAGCCGTCCTTTGAGTAATTCGATTCGATGACGGAGAAGCTGAAGTATGACAAACGCCGCAAGTAAGCAGAGCGTGAGATAAAAATACCAGGTCTGGTAGAAGAAGGGCCGTTGCCTTACA
Coding sequences:
- a CDS encoding response regulator, which produces MKQIRVLLIEDHFLARMALHSVLAGHAQIEIVGEASDGESGIVMFRSLRPDVVVLDLRLPRVSGFEVIIQIRKEFPTARIVILSNYQGSEDIYRAVRNGAMAYLTKDASGEELLNAIQNVDRGLRYLPHHALDRLAERTPAIELTPRETEVLACITRGLSNREIGEELHIAEKTVRIHVSSVLDKMGARDRTQATIYAFQRGLVHLE